A region from the Actinomycetota bacterium genome encodes:
- a CDS encoding bifunctional sulfate adenylyltransferase/adenylylsulfate kinase — protein sequence MTDHLIKPHGGELVDLLVDEARAAELKEASRDWPSWDLTDRQVHDLELLLTGGFSPLRGFMARDDYEPVLETMRLADGTLWPIPITLDVTESFAEGLETGGKIALRDSEGVMLAALTVSDVWTPDKHREAEAVFGTANPEHPAVGYLFDAANPVYVGGTLEGVQRPVHYDFRQLRLTPAEVRTRFAKLGWRTVVAFQTRNPMHRAHVELTRRAATEVGANLLIHPVVGMTKPGDVDHYTRVRAYQAVLNRYPRQTAMLSLLPLAMRMGGPREALWHAIIRKNYGVTHFIVGRDHAGPGSDSSGTPFYGPYDAQDLLREHEAELGVAMVPFKLMVYLEDQDTYLPIDEVPEGARTLSISGTELRERLAEGREIPEWFTYPEVVTELRRTHPPRSKQGFTVFFTGLSGSGKSTVANALLVKLSEIGGRPITLLDGDIVRKNLSSELGFSKEHRDINIRRIGFVASEITKHRGIAICAPIAPYEEIRQENRAAISAYGGYVLVYLSTPLEVCEQRDRKGLYAKARAGIIKEFTGISDPYEEPQNADVVIDTSTMSPEEAANQIIIELEKLGYVDVNGDR from the coding sequence ATGACCGACCATCTGATCAAACCGCACGGCGGCGAACTCGTCGACCTGCTCGTCGACGAGGCCCGAGCTGCCGAACTCAAAGAGGCGTCCCGTGACTGGCCGTCATGGGATCTGACCGATCGCCAGGTTCACGACCTCGAACTGTTGCTGACCGGAGGGTTCTCACCGCTGCGGGGATTCATGGCCCGCGACGACTACGAACCGGTTCTGGAAACGATGCGGCTCGCAGACGGGACCCTGTGGCCGATACCGATCACCCTGGATGTCACCGAATCCTTCGCAGAGGGCCTCGAGACCGGTGGAAAGATCGCCCTTCGGGATTCCGAAGGCGTCATGCTCGCCGCACTCACGGTCTCGGATGTGTGGACACCCGACAAGCACCGTGAAGCGGAGGCGGTCTTCGGCACGGCCAATCCGGAGCATCCGGCCGTCGGCTACCTGTTCGATGCCGCCAACCCGGTCTACGTGGGCGGGACGCTCGAGGGTGTGCAGCGACCGGTCCACTACGACTTCCGTCAGCTTCGACTGACCCCCGCCGAGGTGCGGACCCGGTTCGCCAAGTTGGGCTGGCGCACGGTCGTGGCGTTTCAGACACGCAACCCGATGCATCGCGCCCACGTCGAGCTGACTCGCCGTGCAGCGACGGAAGTCGGGGCGAACCTGCTGATCCACCCCGTCGTCGGCATGACCAAGCCCGGTGACGTCGACCACTACACACGGGTGCGTGCCTATCAGGCGGTGCTCAACCGCTACCCCCGCCAGACGGCGATGCTGTCCCTGTTGCCGTTGGCGATGCGGATGGGTGGACCTCGCGAGGCACTGTGGCACGCCATCATCCGCAAGAACTACGGCGTGACCCATTTCATCGTCGGTCGGGATCACGCCGGCCCGGGTTCGGACTCGTCGGGAACTCCGTTCTACGGACCGTACGACGCCCAGGATCTCCTCAGAGAGCACGAGGCGGAGCTTGGCGTCGCGATGGTGCCGTTCAAACTGATGGTGTACCTCGAAGACCAGGACACCTATCTGCCGATCGACGAGGTCCCCGAGGGCGCCCGCACACTCAGCATCTCCGGAACCGAGCTTCGTGAACGCCTCGCCGAGGGTCGCGAGATCCCCGAATGGTTCACCTATCCGGAAGTTGTGACCGAGCTGCGCCGTACCCACCCGCCACGCTCCAAACAGGGTTTCACCGTGTTCTTCACGGGCCTGTCGGGATCCGGCAAGTCGACGGTCGCAAACGCGTTGCTGGTGAAGCTGTCCGAGATCGGTGGCCGTCCCATCACACTGCTCGATGGCGACATCGTGCGAAAGAACCTGTCGTCGGAACTCGGCTTCTCCAAGGAGCATCGCGACATCAACATCCGCCGGATCGGGTTCGTCGCATCGGAGATCACCAAGCATCGCGGCATCGCGATCTGCGCGCCGATCGCCCCGTACGAGGAGATCCGTCAAGAGAACCGCGCGGCCATCTCCGCGTACGGTGGGTACGTGCTCGTTTACCTCAGCACACCGCTCGAGGTGTGCGAGCAGCGTGACCGCAAGGGCCTGTACGCCAAGGCCCGAGCCGGGATCATCAAGGAGTTCACCGGCATCTCGGATCCGTATGAGGAGCCGCAGAATGCCGACGTGGTGATCGACACCAGCACGATGAGCCCTGAGGAGGCTGCAAACCAGATCATCATCGAGCTGGAGAAGCTCGGCTATGTGGATGTCAACGGGGACCGGTGA
- the tkt gene encoding transketolase yields the protein MTTEQLAVDTIKGLAIDAIQKANSGHPGAPMGMADIATVLWTKFLNVDPDDPMWPDRDRFVLSNGHASMLLYSLLHLSGFPVTMEDLRQFRQWGSHTAGHPEISHARGIEMTTGPLGQGFATAVGMAIAEEHLRAVFGPELVNHRTWGFVSDGDLMEGISSEAASLAGHLGLGRLIYYYDNNHITIDGNTSITFTEDIPARFAAVGWHTVSVDGHDRVAIEEATREALVVADRPSLIIARTHIGNGAPTKHDTPGVHGSPLGEEELRATKELMGFPPDEPFYVPDGVYEFFSKAMDRGRAVHKAWEERFESIDAVTSGRWAGYFGGAPVRLEAPEFEGKIATRAAAGTVFDQIAEKVPGFIGGAADLVASTKTEISFSGSFSKEDRAGRNIHFGIREHAMGAITNGLAVHGGLRPYGATFFVFSDYMRPAVRLAALMEAGSIFIWTHDSVFLGEDGPTHQPIEHLASLRAMPNLWVLRPADATETVEALELAVNRTDGPTALVLTRQGLPVLERPAGGVARGGYVLRDGEDVVLVATGSEVHVALGAAEMLAGEGVSARVVSLPSWEAFFAQDDAYRTSVLGDGVPIVSIEAASTFGWERITGSGGLRIGIDHFGASAPASVIAEKWGFTAEAVASRVREWLG from the coding sequence ATGACCACCGAGCAACTTGCCGTCGACACGATCAAAGGCCTCGCCATCGACGCCATCCAGAAGGCCAACTCGGGTCATCCCGGGGCCCCGATGGGCATGGCCGACATCGCCACGGTGCTCTGGACCAAGTTCCTGAACGTCGATCCCGACGATCCGATGTGGCCGGATCGCGACCGGTTCGTGCTCTCCAACGGCCACGCATCGATGCTGCTCTACTCATTGCTGCATCTCAGTGGTTTCCCGGTCACGATGGAGGATCTGCGACAGTTCCGCCAGTGGGGGTCCCACACGGCGGGGCATCCCGAGATCAGTCACGCGAGAGGGATCGAGATGACCACCGGTCCACTCGGTCAGGGATTCGCCACCGCGGTCGGCATGGCGATCGCCGAGGAGCACCTGCGGGCGGTCTTCGGCCCCGAGCTCGTGAACCATCGCACCTGGGGGTTCGTCTCGGACGGTGACCTCATGGAAGGCATCTCCTCGGAGGCGGCGTCGCTCGCCGGCCATCTGGGACTCGGCAGGCTCATCTACTACTACGACAACAATCACATCACCATCGACGGGAACACGTCGATCACCTTCACCGAGGACATTCCCGCCCGGTTCGCCGCCGTGGGATGGCACACGGTCTCCGTGGACGGTCATGACCGGGTCGCGATCGAGGAAGCGACCCGTGAGGCACTCGTCGTCGCCGATCGGCCCTCGTTGATCATCGCCCGCACGCATATCGGCAACGGTGCGCCCACCAAGCACGACACACCGGGAGTGCACGGATCGCCGCTGGGCGAGGAGGAGCTTCGTGCAACCAAGGAGCTGATGGGGTTCCCGCCCGACGAGCCGTTCTACGTGCCGGACGGTGTGTACGAGTTCTTCTCCAAGGCGATGGACCGGGGCCGTGCCGTGCACAAGGCGTGGGAAGAGCGGTTCGAGAGTATCGATGCCGTGACGAGTGGACGCTGGGCGGGCTACTTCGGTGGCGCGCCGGTTCGGTTGGAGGCACCCGAGTTCGAAGGCAAGATCGCCACCCGGGCCGCCGCGGGCACGGTGTTCGACCAGATCGCCGAGAAGGTTCCCGGTTTCATCGGCGGCGCCGCCGACCTGGTCGCATCGACCAAGACCGAGATCTCGTTTTCCGGAAGCTTCTCGAAGGAGGATCGGGCGGGTCGCAACATCCACTTCGGGATTCGTGAGCATGCGATGGGCGCGATCACCAACGGGCTGGCCGTACACGGCGGTCTGCGGCCGTACGGGGCGACGTTCTTCGTGTTCAGCGACTATATGCGACCGGCGGTGCGCCTTGCCGCGCTCATGGAAGCCGGGAGCATCTTCATCTGGACGCACGACTCGGTGTTCCTCGGTGAGGATGGGCCGACCCACCAGCCGATCGAGCACCTCGCGTCGCTGCGGGCCATGCCCAACCTGTGGGTGCTGCGCCCCGCGGACGCGACCGAGACGGTCGAGGCGTTGGAGCTGGCCGTCAACCGGACCGACGGGCCGACCGCACTGGTGCTGACACGGCAGGGGCTCCCTGTGCTGGAGCGGCCCGCCGGAGGCGTCGCCCGCGGCGGGTATGTGCTGCGCGACGGCGAGGACGTGGTCCTGGTCGCGACCGGATCGGAAGTCCATGTGGCGTTGGGAGCCGCCGAGATGCTGGCCGGCGAGGGCGTGTCGGCTCGAGTCGTGTCGCTGCCGTCGTGGGAGGCGTTCTTCGCCCAGGATGACGCGTACCGGACATCGGTGCTCGGCGACGGTGTGCCGATCGTCTCGATCGAGGCCGCCTCGACGTTCGGCTGGGAGCGGATCACCGGTTCGGGCGGTCTCCGAATTGGCATCGACCACTTCGGCGCGTCGGCGCCGGCTTCCGTCATCGCCGAGAAATGGGGCTTCACGGCCGAGGCTGTCGCTTCACGAGTGCGGGAGTGGTTGGGGTAG
- a CDS encoding cell wall-binding repeat-containing protein, giving the protein MGTTSKRGYIVLLVVATLVFGVLAPMAGALSPSTTRLAGTDRYGTAVAISQAAFPTGASNVFIANGSGFPDALAGGVAAANANGPILLVQQNSIPAVTATELTRLGPTEITILGGTATVSSAVETALSTYAATVRRLWGADRFATAAAIASDTFPSGASTVVLAAGYNFPDALAGSPAATKLNAPLLLTRSTVLPTVTATAITTLGASRVVILGGTIAVSAGVEAAVGALAGVTSVERWAGLDRFATATTISQKEWSCGNFTVYVASGLNFPDALAGGPPAGIDGAPMLLVKTDSVPTPTYDELRRLRAVEVLILGGTSAVSDTTKTAIDSILAMPTYNDAPTVTITSPPDLSTYVTTWQGSAWGAQVTFTATTDDANCDSVTVTWTSNVDGALGSGSTISPTLEIPFGLDSSQPTITATVTDSYGASSTDSIQVKLLVPSP; this is encoded by the coding sequence ATGGGTACAACCTCAAAGCGAGGGTACATTGTCTTGCTCGTAGTGGCCACATTGGTATTCGGGGTGCTCGCCCCGATGGCAGGTGCCCTCTCGCCTTCGACGACGCGGTTGGCGGGTACGGACCGCTACGGCACTGCGGTCGCGATCTCGCAGGCCGCCTTCCCGACCGGCGCCTCCAACGTGTTCATCGCCAATGGGAGCGGGTTCCCCGACGCGCTCGCGGGTGGTGTCGCCGCCGCGAACGCCAACGGTCCGATTCTGCTCGTGCAGCAAAACTCGATTCCGGCAGTCACCGCCACAGAACTGACCCGACTGGGACCCACCGAGATCACGATTCTCGGCGGTACCGCAACGGTGTCGAGCGCCGTGGAGACGGCCCTGTCGACATACGCGGCGACGGTGCGGCGCCTCTGGGGTGCGGATCGGTTCGCGACGGCCGCTGCGATCGCGAGCGACACGTTCCCGTCCGGTGCCTCCACCGTGGTGTTGGCCGCCGGGTACAACTTCCCTGACGCTCTCGCCGGTTCGCCTGCTGCCACGAAGCTCAACGCACCGTTGCTGCTGACCCGATCTACCGTGCTGCCGACGGTGACCGCGACGGCCATCACCACGTTGGGTGCGTCTCGAGTCGTGATCCTTGGTGGCACCATTGCCGTGTCTGCAGGTGTTGAAGCTGCGGTCGGTGCCCTCGCCGGAGTGACATCGGTCGAGCGGTGGGCCGGTCTCGACCGGTTCGCCACTGCTACGACGATCAGCCAGAAGGAATGGTCCTGTGGGAATTTCACGGTGTATGTGGCCTCCGGTCTCAACTTCCCGGACGCTCTGGCCGGTGGACCTCCGGCGGGCATAGACGGCGCTCCGATGTTGCTGGTGAAGACCGATTCGGTGCCGACGCCGACGTACGATGAGCTGCGGCGTCTGCGGGCGGTGGAGGTGTTGATCCTCGGGGGAACCAGCGCAGTGTCGGACACGACCAAGACGGCCATCGACTCGATCTTGGCCATGCCGACGTACAACGATGCACCGACGGTCACGATCACATCGCCACCGGACCTGTCGACCTACGTCACCACATGGCAGGGATCGGCGTGGGGGGCGCAGGTCACGTTCACGGCGACGACGGACGATGCGAACTGTGATTCGGTCACCGTCACCTGGACGTCGAACGTCGACGGCGCCTTGGGCTCAGGGTCGACGATCTCGCCGACGCTGGAGATCCCATTCGGGTTGGATTCCTCGCAGCCCACGATCACCGCAACGGTGACCGATTCGTACGGCGCATCCAGCACCGACTCCATTCAGGTGAAGCTGTTGGTCCCATCCCCATAG